The following proteins are encoded in a genomic region of Pseudoxanthomonas suwonensis 11-1:
- a CDS encoding undecaprenyl-phosphate glucose phosphotransferase, whose product MRTTSNVTAAFNAVLRLGDPAMLIAGAAFAHWVRFGTPILQVEYVRLVVLTTVFALLVLSSKMYRSWRGRGLSAEVMHLGFRWSLVFIGVVLYATATQLTVELSRLWLGTWFAASLGGAVLLRFIIRGIAAWVRARGMDLRTAVIVGGNPDAQRIVDTMRQNPWMGIKLRGWFSTSADRCALETVKPMGRVDGLAEFVEKNHIDQVWIALPMREQGQIANVLRQLDHSTTDIKFLPDLFGLELLNHSVESIAGLPIINLRSSPLDGNARLIKAIEDKILASIILLLISPLLALIAIGIKLSDPGPVIFKQLRHGMGGKPIEVWKFRSMRMHKEEEGRITQATKGDPRIFPFGGFLRRTSLDELPQFINVLQGRMSIVGPRPHPLALNEQFKTLVDRYMQRHRVKPGITGWAQVNGFRGETDTVEKMAQRVRYDLYYLQNWSLWLDLRIVFMTVFKGFVGQNAY is encoded by the coding sequence GTGCGAACCACCAGTAACGTCACGGCCGCGTTCAACGCAGTCCTGCGCCTTGGCGATCCGGCCATGCTCATCGCAGGTGCGGCCTTCGCGCACTGGGTGCGCTTTGGAACGCCCATCCTCCAGGTCGAGTACGTCCGCCTGGTGGTCCTCACCACGGTGTTCGCGCTCCTCGTCCTCAGTTCCAAGATGTACAGGAGCTGGCGTGGCCGGGGACTTTCCGCCGAGGTCATGCACCTCGGGTTCCGCTGGTCGTTGGTTTTCATCGGCGTCGTTCTGTACGCCACCGCGACCCAGCTGACGGTCGAGCTGTCCCGTTTGTGGTTGGGTACCTGGTTTGCCGCCAGCTTGGGCGGTGCGGTGTTGCTACGCTTCATTATCCGTGGCATCGCCGCCTGGGTACGCGCGCGTGGCATGGACCTGCGCACCGCCGTCATCGTCGGCGGCAACCCGGATGCCCAGCGCATCGTCGATACGATGCGCCAGAACCCCTGGATGGGCATCAAGCTCCGTGGCTGGTTCTCGACCAGCGCGGACCGTTGCGCGCTGGAAACGGTCAAGCCGATGGGACGCGTGGACGGGCTCGCCGAGTTCGTCGAAAAGAACCACATCGATCAGGTCTGGATCGCGCTGCCGATGCGTGAGCAGGGCCAGATCGCCAATGTGCTACGCCAGCTCGACCACTCCACCACCGACATCAAGTTCCTGCCCGACCTGTTCGGCCTGGAGCTGCTGAACCACTCGGTGGAGAGCATCGCCGGCCTGCCGATCATCAACCTGCGCTCCAGCCCGCTCGACGGCAATGCCCGCCTGATCAAGGCGATCGAGGACAAGATACTGGCCTCGATCATCCTCCTGCTGATCTCGCCGCTGCTGGCACTGATCGCCATCGGCATCAAGCTGAGCGACCCGGGACCGGTGATCTTCAAGCAGCTGCGGCATGGCATGGGGGGCAAGCCGATCGAGGTCTGGAAGTTCCGCAGCATGCGGATGCACAAGGAAGAGGAAGGACGCATCACCCAGGCGACCAAGGGCGACCCGCGCATTTTCCCGTTCGGTGGCTTCCTGCGCCGCACCAGCCTCGATGAGCTCCCGCAGTTCATCAACGTGCTGCAGGGCCGCATGTCCATCGTCGGTCCGCGCCCGCATCCCCTTGCGCTGAACGAGCAGTTCAAGACCCTGGTCGACCGCTACATGCAGCGCCACCGGGTCAAGCCCGGCATCACCGGCTGGGCGCAGGTAAATGGATTCCGCGGCGAGACGGATACCGTCGAGAAGATGGCGCAGCGCGTCAGGTACGACCTGTACTACCTCCAGAACTGGTCGCTCTGGCTGGACCTGCGCATCGTATTCATGACCGTATTCAAGGGTTTCGTCGGTCAGAACGCTTACTGA